A part of Amycolatopsis lurida genomic DNA contains:
- a CDS encoding response regulator transcription factor has protein sequence MLVVEDDATIAESIAARLRAEGFTVDLAHDGPSGVETDAEREPDLVVLDVMLPGFDGLEVCRRIQARRPVPVLMLTARSDETDMLIGLGVGADDYLTKPFSMRVLSARVHALLRRVERAARTDVSDAGTKIVLGDLEIDVDQRRVTRAGNQAQLTPIEFDLLVHFAKRPRAVQPRERLLSEVWDWDVAGTGSGTRAVDSHIKALRRKLGADLIRTVHGVGYALEVGS, from the coding sequence GTGCTGGTCGTCGAGGACGACGCGACCATCGCCGAAAGCATCGCCGCGCGGCTGCGGGCCGAGGGATTCACCGTGGACCTGGCGCACGACGGCCCGTCCGGCGTCGAGACCGACGCCGAGCGCGAACCGGATCTGGTGGTGCTCGACGTGATGCTGCCGGGGTTCGACGGGCTCGAGGTCTGCCGCCGGATCCAGGCCCGCCGCCCGGTCCCGGTGCTGATGCTGACCGCCCGGTCGGACGAGACGGACATGCTGATCGGTCTCGGCGTCGGCGCGGACGACTACCTCACCAAGCCGTTCTCCATGCGGGTGCTCTCGGCACGGGTGCACGCGCTGTTGCGCCGCGTCGAACGAGCGGCCAGGACCGACGTGAGCGACGCCGGCACGAAGATCGTCCTCGGTGACCTCGAAATCGACGTCGACCAGCGGCGCGTCACGCGCGCGGGCAACCAGGCCCAGCTGACGCCGATCGAGTTCGACCTCCTCGTCCACTTCGCCAAGCGCCCGAGGGCGGTGCAGCCGAGAGAACGCCTGCTCAGTGAGGTCTGGGACTGGGACGTCGCGGGCACCGGCTCGGGCACCCGCGCGGTCGACAGCCACATCAAGGCGCTGCGCCGCAAACTGGGCGCGGACCTCATCCGCACCGTGCACGGCGTCGGCTACGCCCTGGAGGTGGGATCGTGA